A stretch of the Janthinobacterium sp. B9-8 genome encodes the following:
- a CDS encoding HlyD family secretion protein encodes MSTQSASPARSILAIMLLIVLGFLGYRWWWGNHHISSDNAQFEGHIVPIAARVSGYVKAVPVNDNQLVAQKSLLIELDPRDYQVKVAQADADYRQALSAAGHDKQPGEALARIGAASANAAAATAQSHTAEAQITEARANAAKARKDLARSKELAAQKMLSQAALDSADTLVKAADARVSALESALRTSKESANAADQQVVVSSAGLKSAQAKALAAEATLQFARNQLIDTQVYAPASGVISKKAVEPGQMIQAGQTLMYLVPTDKIWVIANLKETELKQIKLGQSAEIEVDAFPDLKLKGKVDSFSPATGARFTLLPADNSTGNFTKVVQRVPVKIVLDELPKGNQLRPGLSVNVVINTP; translated from the coding sequence ATGAGCACTCAATCTGCCTCACCTGCACGCAGCATTCTTGCGATTATGTTACTGATTGTACTTGGCTTTCTAGGCTATCGCTGGTGGTGGGGCAATCACCATATCAGCAGTGATAATGCGCAATTTGAAGGCCATATTGTGCCAATTGCTGCCCGTGTGAGCGGTTATGTCAAAGCCGTGCCGGTCAATGATAATCAGCTGGTTGCACAAAAATCTTTATTGATTGAGCTTGATCCTCGCGATTATCAAGTCAAAGTAGCGCAAGCAGATGCAGACTATCGTCAGGCCTTATCTGCCGCTGGCCACGACAAACAACCCGGCGAAGCCCTTGCCCGCATTGGTGCAGCAAGCGCCAACGCAGCAGCAGCCACAGCACAATCACACACGGCTGAAGCACAAATTACCGAAGCACGCGCCAATGCAGCCAAAGCACGTAAGGATTTAGCCCGCAGCAAAGAGCTTGCCGCACAAAAAATGCTCAGCCAAGCGGCATTAGATAGCGCAGATACCTTAGTAAAGGCTGCTGATGCCCGTGTCAGCGCGCTTGAATCAGCACTACGCACTTCCAAAGAAAGTGCTAATGCGGCCGATCAGCAAGTGGTTGTTTCATCAGCAGGGCTTAAATCGGCGCAGGCTAAAGCGCTGGCAGCGGAAGCCACCTTACAATTTGCACGTAATCAGCTCATTGATACACAAGTTTATGCACCCGCTTCAGGCGTAATCAGCAAAAAAGCAGTAGAGCCTGGCCAAATGATTCAGGCAGGTCAAACATTAATGTATTTGGTTCCCACCGATAAGATATGGGTGATTGCCAATTTAAAAGAAACAGAATTAAAACAAATTAAATTAGGCCAAAGCGCCGAAATTGAAGTCGATGCTTTTCCTGATTTAAAGCTCAAAGGCAAAGTGGATTCATTTAGCCCAGCAACCGGTGCACGTTTCACCCTGCTGCCTGCTGATAATTCAACTGGCAATTTCACTAAAGTAGTGCAACGTGTGCCGGTAAAAATCGTTTTAGATGAATTACCCAAAGGCAATCAACTACGCCCGGGCTTATCGGTTAATGTCGTGATCAATACGCCTTAA
- the luxS gene encoding S-ribosylhomocysteine lyase: MPLLDSFTVDHTRMQAPAVRVAKTMLTPSKDTITVFDLRFSVPNQEILSERGIHTLEHLFAGFMRDHLNGDGVEIIDISPMGCRTGFYMSLCGAPSEARVAAAWKLAMEDVLKVKEQSEIPELNEYQCGTFVMHSLEEAQGIAQNVITRGIGVNRNDELALSEEKLQSL, from the coding sequence ATGCCTTTATTAGATAGCTTTACCGTTGATCACACCCGTATGCAGGCCCCTGCTGTGCGCGTTGCTAAAACCATGCTAACGCCTAGCAAAGACACCATTACTGTCTTTGATTTACGTTTTAGCGTGCCTAATCAAGAGATCCTTTCTGAGCGTGGCATTCATACGCTAGAGCATTTGTTTGCCGGTTTTATGCGTGACCATTTAAATGGGGATGGGGTAGAGATTATTGATATCTCGCCGATGGGCTGTCGTACTGGTTTTTATATGAGTCTGTGCGGAGCACCTAGCGAGGCAAGAGTGGCCGCAGCCTGGAAGCTGGCGATGGAGGACGTCTTGAAAGTGAAAGAGCAAAGCGAAATTCCTGAGCTGAACGAATATCAGTGCGGCACATTTGTAATGCACTCGCTGGAAGAGGCGCAAGGCATTGCCCAGAATGTAATCACGCGCGGGATTGGCGTGAATCGCAATGATGAGCTGGCTTTGTCAGAAGAGAAGTTACAATCGTTATAA
- a CDS encoding TetR/AcrR family transcriptional regulator has product MSDIAGPRQRRKEARPGEIIEAALILFHQKGYAATKLDDVARAAGVTKGTLYLYFPSKEALFKAAISETIHPNLDRIEELALKSTESATIRLRTAIHSWATALNECKGSISKLMISEAGNFPELTDFYIETVIKRSRSLLMLLIKAGVDSGEFRQTDPDMLARILFSPILLTSIWRHTYASQDPITYDLNQLAQFHLDIVLYGIAIAPEHTL; this is encoded by the coding sequence ATGTCCGACATCGCTGGCCCACGTCAAAGGCGCAAAGAAGCACGCCCCGGTGAAATCATTGAAGCCGCGCTGATTTTATTCCATCAAAAAGGCTATGCGGCAACCAAACTCGATGATGTTGCCCGTGCAGCAGGCGTCACTAAGGGCACGCTGTATCTCTATTTTCCTAGCAAGGAAGCGCTGTTTAAGGCGGCCATCAGCGAAACAATCCACCCCAATCTGGATAGGATCGAAGAGCTGGCGCTTAAAAGCACTGAATCGGCAACAATTCGCTTACGTACAGCCATTCACAGCTGGGCTACTGCACTGAATGAATGTAAGGGTAGTATCTCCAAACTCATGATTTCTGAAGCAGGCAATTTCCCCGAACTCACCGATTTTTATATAGAAACCGTTATCAAGCGCTCGCGCTCACTGCTGATGCTGCTGATTAAAGCAGGTGTAGATAGCGGTGAGTTTCGCCAAACTGACCCGGATATGCTTGCCAGAATACTATTCTCTCCTATTTTGCTGACCAGCATCTGGCGGCACACCTATGCAAGCCAAGATCCTATTACTTACGATCTAAACCAACTGGCTCAATTTCATCTCGATATCGTTTTGTATGGCATTGCCATCGCCCCGGAGCACACGCTATGA
- a CDS encoding Crp/Fnr family transcriptional regulator yields MDHHLLKNFLSQSAIFQDFADEDLDIVLNAAVKRHLPKGTFLFREGDPGESMYILMEGRTRSFTSDNQGKEFVFMIGEPGDVFGEVSLIDDEPRSWSTQTEDDSSFLMFSKQDFREALGSLPNAKDQLIMNLARMVRRLSLTMKNLALLDVYGRVRALFEGMLTEADGQEMISEPLTQQAIADRVGSSREMIARILKELVFGGYIRLENKRIILLQKLPERF; encoded by the coding sequence ATGGACCATCATTTACTTAAAAACTTTTTATCGCAATCTGCCATTTTCCAGGATTTTGCCGATGAAGATTTAGACATTGTCTTAAATGCCGCAGTAAAACGCCACCTGCCTAAAGGTACCTTCTTATTCCGCGAAGGCGACCCTGGCGAATCCATGTATATCCTAATGGAAGGACGCACACGCTCGTTTACCAGCGACAATCAAGGCAAAGAATTCGTCTTTATGATTGGCGAGCCAGGCGATGTATTTGGCGAAGTTTCCCTGATTGATGACGAGCCACGGTCTTGGTCTACCCAAACCGAGGACGATTCATCTTTCCTGATGTTCTCCAAACAAGACTTCCGCGAAGCATTGGGCTCGCTGCCTAATGCCAAAGATCAGCTCATCATGAACTTAGCGCGCATGGTTCGCCGCCTTTCGCTCACCATGAAAAACCTCGCTTTACTGGATGTTTATGGTCGTGTGCGCGCCTTGTTTGAAGGCATGCTGACCGAAGCTGACGGGCAAGAAATGATTTCCGAGCCGCTCACCCAGCAAGCGATTGCTGATCGCGTAGGCTCTTCACGCGAAATGATTGCGCGTATTCTGAAAGAGCTGGTTTTCGGTGGTTATATCCGCCTGGAAAACAAGCGCATCATCTTGTTGCAAAAACTACCTGAGCGCTTCTAA
- a CDS encoding Crp/Fnr family transcriptional regulator, translated as MTKNTALYQLLASVPLFTDLDDSILAAIEKISNRRTLSKGSLLFAEGDIAESMYVLIEGRLRCFSSADTGKEFVFYVATAGTSFGEMALIDEEPRSLSIDAAEDCQLLSISKTSFLELLEKTPLLNNNLLRNMIRYNRYLANMVKSLALKDVYGRMRLLLEGLAVEVNGRRYIEDALSQQAIADRVGSSREMIAKLMRELVFGNYIRIENRRIELLQKLPEHF; from the coding sequence ATGACTAAGAATACCGCCCTTTACCAATTACTCGCTTCCGTGCCGTTATTTACTGATTTAGACGATAGCATTCTGGCAGCTATCGAGAAAATATCTAACCGGCGCACGCTCAGCAAAGGCTCTTTATTGTTTGCTGAAGGCGATATTGCAGAATCGATGTATGTACTAATCGAAGGGCGATTACGCTGTTTCTCTAGTGCGGATACTGGTAAGGAATTTGTTTTCTATGTTGCAACAGCCGGCACCAGTTTTGGTGAAATGGCCTTAATTGATGAAGAGCCAAGATCACTCTCGATTGATGCGGCAGAAGACTGCCAATTACTGAGCATTAGCAAAACTTCTTTCCTGGAGCTGCTTGAAAAAACACCATTACTCAACAATAACTTGCTGCGTAATATGATTCGTTACAATCGTTATTTAGCCAATATGGTGAAATCATTAGCACTAAAGGATGTATATGGCCGTATGCGCCTGCTGCTTGAAGGTTTAGCCGTTGAAGTGAATGGTCGTCGCTATATTGAAGATGCTTTGTCCCAACAAGCGATCGCCGACCGTGTTGGCTCATCCAGAGAAATGATCGCAAAATTAATGCGTGAGCTGGTATTTGGCAACTATATTCGCATTGAAAATCGCCGAATTGAATTATTACAAAAATTACCCGAACATTTTTAA
- a CDS encoding L-threonylcarbamoyladenylate synthase encodes MTSDLDQALALLKAGELVGIPTETVYGLAADAAQPLAVAKIFAAKGRPNDHPVIVHIAGKAQLNDWAMDIPEDAWKLADAFWPGPLTLILKKQPHVSYAVTGGQESVGLRAPNHPITHELLQRFGGGIAAPSANQFGHVSPTTAQHVRDEFSTESVSLILDGGACDVGVESTIISLIGPRPVLLRPGGVARTAIETVLGHTIEHLQNASSAKIRASGLLDSHYAPRTTLLTGNQEQMAAAAVARAGQKLAILHTQAPLPQDDAAIHILMPAHADEYAQMIYATLRDLDTQGLDAILLVLPPDEPAWLAVHDRLGRAAHQKMGQE; translated from the coding sequence ATGACTAGCGATCTGGATCAAGCACTTGCCCTTCTCAAAGCGGGAGAGCTGGTCGGTATTCCCACTGAAACGGTTTACGGCTTAGCCGCTGATGCCGCCCAGCCTCTGGCTGTAGCAAAAATATTTGCCGCCAAAGGCCGCCCCAACGATCACCCTGTGATTGTGCATATTGCAGGCAAAGCACAACTGAACGACTGGGCGATGGATATTCCCGAAGACGCTTGGAAGCTGGCAGATGCTTTTTGGCCCGGCCCGCTCACGCTGATTCTTAAAAAACAACCGCATGTTTCTTATGCCGTAACTGGCGGGCAAGAAAGCGTGGGCTTACGCGCCCCTAATCACCCAATCACGCATGAATTATTACAGCGCTTTGGCGGCGGCATTGCTGCCCCTTCCGCAAATCAGTTCGGTCATGTCAGCCCCACTACCGCACAGCATGTCAGAGATGAATTCAGCACAGAAAGCGTGTCGCTTATTTTGGATGGCGGTGCTTGCGATGTGGGCGTTGAATCAACGATTATCAGCCTGATCGGCCCACGCCCTGTCTTACTTCGCCCTGGCGGCGTAGCACGGACAGCGATTGAAACCGTGCTTGGGCATACCATTGAACACCTGCAAAACGCTAGCAGCGCCAAAATTCGTGCATCCGGCTTATTGGATTCCCACTATGCGCCGCGCACCACCTTATTAACCGGCAACCAAGAACAAATGGCCGCCGCAGCCGTGGCCAGAGCGGGACAAAAGCTCGCTATTTTGCATACTCAAGCGCCTTTACCCCAAGATGATGCGGCGATTCATATTCTGATGCCTGCTCATGCCGATGAATACGCACAAATGATTTATGCCACGCTGCGCGATTTAGACACGCAGGGCTTAGACGCTATTTTGCT
- a CDS encoding DHA2 family efflux MFS transporter permease subunit has product MKAILPGLSRSDTQESVYANRYIIAITVTLACVLELLDTSIVNVAVPHMMGTLGATLDEITWVSIGYVVANVIVLPISGFLSQLFGRRNYFILSLALFIFSSFACGNATTLGGLVFWRIVQGLGGGGLIATAQSTLFETFPSKEMGTAMAIFGMGIMTGPMLGPTLGGWLTDQYSWPWIFYINLPLGGIALLLTLIYMPDSKHQQAIKKIDYLGLILMATGIAALQLMLERGERLEWFHSYEIVSYALLSFFSLSLFITRQLEIKYPIVDLAICRDPQFSAGLVMTFLLGASLFSTVFIFPVYVQSLMGYTAWQTGLMILPSAVASGMMMPISAKLVARGVSARALIAAGALLFMYGMWQHYHFTTDSGMSDFLWPMIIRGMGLGMIFMPLNTLTMANILPQQIPNAAGLYNLTRQLGGSVGIAVSATLLAQLGDAKRAALNEHVIANSAQTIERLAGLKNKLIMMGTPETLAPLKAQALLAQQIAKQAQMLSFAHLFMLFGLAMLCVTPLLFVMKNQQMSAGSDLSH; this is encoded by the coding sequence ATGAAAGCCATTTTACCGGGTTTATCCCGCTCTGATACGCAAGAAAGCGTTTATGCAAATCGCTATATTATTGCCATAACCGTGACATTAGCCTGCGTGTTAGAGCTACTGGACACCAGCATTGTGAACGTTGCCGTGCCGCATATGATGGGCACACTTGGCGCAACGCTCGATGAAATCACCTGGGTATCAATTGGCTATGTGGTTGCCAATGTGATTGTTTTGCCTATTTCTGGCTTTTTATCGCAATTATTTGGGCGTAGAAATTACTTTATTTTATCGCTTGCCCTGTTTATTTTTTCATCCTTTGCCTGCGGCAATGCGACCACCTTGGGTGGCTTGGTTTTCTGGCGTATTGTGCAGGGCTTAGGCGGTGGCGGGCTGATTGCCACGGCACAATCCACTTTATTTGAAACATTTCCTAGCAAGGAAATGGGCACCGCCATGGCTATTTTTGGCATGGGGATTATGACCGGCCCAATGCTAGGCCCCACCTTGGGTGGCTGGCTCACCGACCAATATTCATGGCCATGGATTTTCTATATTAATTTACCCTTGGGCGGGATTGCGCTGCTTTTAACGCTAATTTACATGCCTGATTCAAAGCATCAGCAAGCGATTAAAAAAATTGATTATTTAGGACTTATTTTAATGGCCACAGGCATCGCTGCATTGCAATTAATGCTGGAGCGTGGCGAGCGGCTAGAATGGTTTCACTCTTATGAAATCGTCTCTTATGCCCTGCTTAGTTTCTTTTCACTAAGCTTATTTATTACTCGCCAATTAGAAATTAAATACCCGATTGTCGATTTAGCAATTTGCCGGGACCCACAGTTTTCTGCCGGGCTAGTGATGACTTTTTTACTGGGTGCATCGCTGTTTTCTACGGTATTTATTTTCCCTGTTTATGTGCAAAGCTTAATGGGCTATACCGCATGGCAAACGGGTTTAATGATTTTACCTTCAGCAGTTGCATCGGGCATGATGATGCCAATATCAGCTAAATTAGTCGCCCGTGGTGTTTCTGCCCGTGCACTCATTGCCGCAGGGGCGCTGCTCTTTATGTATGGTATGTGGCAGCATTATCACTTTACGACCGACTCGGGAATGAGTGATTTTCTTTGGCCGATGATTATTCGCGGCATGGGTTTGGGAATGATTTTTATGCCATTAAATACATTAACCATGGCAAATATCTTGCCACAACAAATTCCAAATGCAGCGGGTTTATATAATTTAACCCGTCAATTAGGTGGCAGCGTAGGTATCGCGGTATCAGCGACTTTATTAGCACAATTAGGAGACGCCAAACGTGCGGCACTTAATGAGCATGTGATTGCCAATAGCGCCCAAACCATAGAGCGCCTTGCTGGCTTAAAAAACAAACTAATCATGATGGGCACACCAGAAACACTGGCCCCACTAAAAGCACAGGCCCTGCTTGCCCAGCAAATTGCCAAACAAGCACAAATGCTTTCTTTCGCGCATTTATTTATGTTATTTGGCCTTGCCATGCTTTGCGTAACGCCGCTTCTTTTTGTCATGAAAAACCAGCAAATGAGCGCAGGCAGTGATTTATCGCATTAA